In candidate division KSB1 bacterium, the following are encoded in one genomic region:
- a CDS encoding InlB B-repeat-containing protein, with product MFRSIIWLLLPVAVYSQTHFTPPTSNYQPMNIYIISARINGNNLVAGDEIAVFDASTCAGMTVLDHPASSSNPVSIVAYKAHGSDTGFREGYPITFKCWMTSYGVEHTFTSSEVQFYDPATGNPIGPKNFEGLGSVMVSLNGTHAITSYTLTMQAGTGGSTSPAPGTYSYAVNTVVNIQALPSPGYQFDYWEGPVADPNSASTTVLMNANKTVKANFRCVQYTLTLAVSPTGSGTTSPAVGSHSFCQGSEVTITATPSPGYEFVNWTGDVTNPNSATTTVFINSNKTVTANFRDISVTNFTLTMQVNQTGWGTTTPPIGNNTYPAGTVVTITANPASGYRFVNWTGDVANPNSATTTVTLNSNKTVMANFERLQYTLTMEVNEAGWGTTTPPIGTHNYNSGDIISILATPNSGYRFVSWTGEVANPTSASTTVIMNANKTIRANFERIQYTLTVEAGTGGSTSPSPGTYTFYSGDIVSLTAIPNSGYSFVRWEGDVTNPNSISTTVIMNASKTVRATFAVSGNYPLTINISPAGGGTTNPPAGTTSYPPGTVVTVTATPNPGYTFVNWTGDVSSSNATISVTMNSAKTITANFTSSTQPQFTLTMQVNQSAWGTTDPAVGNHQYTQNSTVTIRALPATGYRFVNWTGPVANTTANPTTVYMDGNKTVTANFEPVPRYTLTIQTDPAGGVGGTTSPPPGSIEYDANTLVTLQAFPSNGYRFDRWQGDVASTTSPTTTILMTGNKTVIAFFTAIPRYTITVLPPDDPNQRYTDPAAGSYVLNQNESMTLRAFARSGYRFRNWNNNPSLTSATITVVADANKSYKPFFDPVTDVRLTMEVNDPAKGNVFPAVGTHTYPQGQEVTIEAFPAAGYRFVEWQIDGVRNAYFNPRMTLTMDRNRTARAIFDNIIYRLIMDVSPAGGGTTTPPVGTNTYKSFSTVNISAVPAAGFKFVGWTGPVADPSSANTTVYIDGDKNVRANFARVDRYTLNINVTPTGGGTTNPPVGVHEYDLNQVVTLTATPAPGYVFQEWQGDVANPTSPTTTITINGNKNVTAVFRQLPPTTYQLTILVNPTSGGTTVPAPATYTYPAGQVVTVQAVPAANYHFVNWSGDVADPFLLTTTVTMNGNKTIIANFAPGAAQYRLTIDINPVGSGSTVPAAGTYYYAQGTLVNLQAIPAPGYEFAYWTGDVANPSSPTTTILINGDKSIIAHFRTASPRYTLTLAVSPAGGGTTMPAAGQYQYDAGVVVAVQAFPANGFEFVNWSGPVTDPNSAATTIVMDGNKQVTANFRQKPNQVLLTMMVDPVGGGNTGPEPGVHVFGLNEKIYITAVANRGYHFSHWTGDVNDPERPTTFIVMNSNKTVIAHFVAGPPDSVQLTIRVNPDGSGSTQPAAGVYTYPYGAVVTLKATPATGYRFVGWSGGVDSPLSSTTSITLRDDVTVYANFERIGSGQTVLSMNVSPVGAGTTSPPPGISLHAPGEVVNISAIPYEGYTFAGWHGEVEDSTQQTTQVVVDKNKEVYAKFVRGQGRKFNLTMIVYPPNAGLCAPPEGTHSFDENTYVNIAAIPNPGWVFKNWTGDVETPTAQSTRILMTGNKTVIAQFERVAPNQVTLTMIVNPPEGGTTQPAAGSYAYDLGQVVTLTATPRSGYRFVGWSGDVADPTSPTTTITMTANKTVIANFQASRFTITMRVNPPNSGTTTPAVGDTTVEAGATVTFTATPASGYRFAYWSGDLSGSESPTTMRVDKNLQIVANFIPLEETVSTPRIFAPTSAFRRQRVDFFVRNAASSLGHDLEYQFEWGDGTTSPWVDLSAQRSEKITTYTSPVGGSGLPSSGPLVNYATGEALSVRLSISGGIYAGRQEAWAGEEPAENTDAGEVFGNILNCRGAISYIDTPNDELVLEFSNLNPLRSYLVVFYSNRNEFGWLRGSIVTLNGAESFVNLSSAGKDDMGNPLFSGPQSPNTRLPADNTATGYVAKFGNIVPGSDGKFHLTVRFGGKSGQEYKGKYGSAVMLQEINPLTQQATFTAYNDLAWDGGYYSHAYAASGSYLVRVRARCKSHTSAVSSWSNAHSVLISGCVLTTAITEGSDGSLVRMPDRADYDYGSQVVLTAAPGKNWVFTHWNDDRTDTLPSKAVFVNNSKVFRANYRLIADVLKEKNLLPEAFSLKQNYPNPFNPVTEIHFDLPRSEHVRLEIFDLRGRQVKVLVDEELPPGSHRVIWDASDANGLKLASGIYFYRLKAGTFVDTKRLVLLK from the coding sequence TTTCGCTCAACGGCACCCACGCCATCACCTCCTACACCTTGACGATGCAGGCCGGCACCGGAGGATCGACCTCACCCGCTCCCGGCACCTATTCCTATGCCGTCAATACGGTGGTCAACATTCAGGCGCTGCCGAGCCCGGGCTATCAGTTCGATTATTGGGAGGGGCCGGTTGCCGACCCCAACAGCGCTTCTACGACCGTTCTCATGAATGCCAACAAAACGGTCAAAGCGAACTTTCGTTGTGTCCAATACACCCTCACTTTAGCCGTCTCGCCGACAGGCTCCGGTACCACTTCGCCCGCCGTGGGCAGCCATTCTTTTTGTCAAGGGAGCGAGGTCACCATTACGGCGACGCCTTCGCCGGGCTACGAATTTGTCAACTGGACCGGCGACGTCACCAATCCCAACAGCGCGACGACGACTGTTTTCATCAATTCCAACAAGACCGTCACGGCCAATTTTCGCGACATTTCCGTTACCAATTTTACGCTGACCATGCAGGTCAACCAGACGGGCTGGGGCACAACCACGCCGCCGATCGGCAACAACACCTATCCCGCCGGCACGGTGGTGACGATTACCGCCAATCCCGCTTCCGGGTACCGGTTCGTCAACTGGACGGGCGATGTGGCCAATCCCAACAGCGCCACGACGACGGTGACCCTGAACAGCAACAAGACGGTCATGGCGAATTTTGAGCGGTTACAGTATACGCTGACCATGGAGGTCAATGAAGCGGGATGGGGCACGACGACGCCGCCGATCGGCACGCACAATTACAACAGCGGCGACATCATCAGCATTTTGGCCACGCCGAACAGCGGCTATCGCTTTGTCAGCTGGACGGGCGAGGTTGCCAATCCGACCAGCGCCTCCACCACCGTCATAATGAACGCCAATAAGACGATTCGAGCTAATTTTGAGCGTATCCAGTACACTCTCACCGTTGAAGCCGGTACCGGCGGCAGCACCTCGCCGTCTCCCGGCACGTACACCTTTTACTCAGGGGATATCGTATCTTTGACCGCTATTCCCAATTCCGGATACAGCTTTGTGCGTTGGGAAGGTGACGTCACCAACCCCAATTCGATTTCCACGACGGTGATCATGAACGCCTCGAAAACCGTACGGGCGACGTTTGCCGTCTCGGGCAACTACCCGTTGACCATCAACATCTCACCGGCGGGCGGCGGAACGACCAATCCGCCGGCAGGCACGACAAGCTATCCGCCCGGAACGGTCGTAACCGTTACCGCTACTCCCAATCCGGGATACACGTTCGTTAATTGGACCGGCGACGTCTCGAGCAGTAATGCGACGATTTCGGTAACCATGAACAGCGCCAAGACGATCACCGCCAATTTTACATCCTCGACTCAGCCCCAGTTCACACTAACCATGCAGGTTAATCAGTCGGCTTGGGGAACGACTGATCCGGCTGTGGGCAATCATCAATATACGCAAAACTCGACCGTTACCATAAGAGCTCTGCCGGCCACCGGTTATCGCTTCGTCAATTGGACTGGGCCTGTGGCCAATACGACGGCAAATCCGACTACGGTTTACATGGACGGCAACAAAACCGTGACCGCCAATTTCGAGCCGGTGCCGCGCTATACCTTGACGATCCAGACCGATCCGGCCGGCGGCGTGGGAGGGACTACCTCTCCGCCTCCTGGAAGCATCGAATATGATGCAAATACTTTGGTAACCCTCCAGGCTTTTCCGAGCAACGGCTACCGCTTCGACCGCTGGCAGGGGGATGTGGCGTCAACTACGAGTCCTACAACCACTATTCTGATGACGGGCAACAAGACGGTCATTGCATTTTTTACGGCCATTCCCCGCTATACCATCACCGTATTGCCGCCCGACGACCCGAATCAGCGCTACACCGATCCTGCAGCCGGCTCTTATGTCCTCAACCAGAACGAGTCTATGACTCTGCGTGCCTTTGCCCGCAGCGGCTATCGTTTTAGGAATTGGAACAACAACCCGAGTTTGACCAGCGCCACGATCACCGTCGTCGCCGATGCCAATAAAAGCTATAAGCCTTTCTTTGATCCCGTCACGGATGTAAGATTGACCATGGAAGTCAATGACCCGGCTAAAGGCAATGTCTTCCCTGCCGTCGGTACCCATACCTATCCTCAAGGCCAGGAAGTTACGATAGAGGCTTTTCCTGCCGCCGGTTATCGTTTTGTGGAATGGCAAATCGACGGGGTTCGAAACGCCTATTTTAATCCGCGCATGACGCTGACAATGGACCGCAACCGAACGGCGAGAGCTATTTTTGACAACATTATTTACCGACTGATTATGGACGTTTCCCCTGCAGGCGGAGGCACAACCACGCCGCCCGTCGGCACCAATACCTACAAGTCGTTCAGTACCGTGAACATCAGCGCCGTTCCTGCGGCCGGTTTCAAGTTCGTCGGCTGGACGGGACCCGTGGCGGATCCTTCGAGCGCCAATACGACGGTCTATATCGATGGTGACAAGAATGTTCGTGCTAATTTTGCCCGCGTCGATCGCTATACCCTGAATATTAATGTGACTCCGACAGGGGGCGGTACCACTAATCCGCCGGTAGGGGTACACGAATACGATTTAAATCAAGTCGTCACCCTAACGGCTACGCCGGCTCCCGGCTATGTCTTCCAAGAATGGCAGGGAGATGTCGCCAACCCAACGAGTCCCACGACGACGATAACGATCAACGGCAATAAAAATGTTACGGCTGTTTTCCGTCAACTTCCGCCGACGACCTACCAGTTGACGATTTTGGTAAATCCGACAAGCGGCGGCACCACGGTACCCGCGCCTGCGACCTATACCTATCCCGCCGGACAAGTGGTAACGGTGCAGGCGGTTCCCGCAGCCAATTATCACTTTGTCAATTGGAGCGGCGATGTTGCGGATCCTTTTCTGTTGACGACTACCGTGACGATGAACGGCAACAAGACCATTATCGCCAATTTTGCTCCTGGAGCTGCGCAATATCGACTTACCATTGACATCAACCCCGTAGGAAGCGGCTCAACCGTGCCGGCGGCCGGCACTTATTATTACGCTCAGGGAACGCTGGTCAACCTGCAGGCGATTCCCGCACCGGGGTATGAGTTTGCTTACTGGACGGGAGACGTAGCCAATCCGTCGAGTCCTACGACGACGATTCTCATCAACGGCGACAAGAGCATTATTGCGCATTTCCGCACTGCTTCGCCGCGTTATACGCTGACCCTTGCCGTAAGTCCGGCCGGCGGCGGCACAACCATGCCGGCAGCGGGTCAGTACCAGTATGACGCCGGCGTCGTCGTCGCCGTACAGGCTTTCCCGGCCAACGGTTTCGAATTCGTCAATTGGAGCGGACCGGTAACGGATCCCAACAGCGCTGCGACGACGATCGTGATGGACGGCAACAAGCAGGTGACGGCCAATTTCAGACAAAAGCCCAATCAGGTGCTTTTGACCATGATGGTCGATCCGGTCGGCGGCGGCAATACCGGCCCCGAGCCCGGCGTACATGTGTTCGGGCTGAACGAAAAAATTTACATAACGGCGGTAGCCAATCGGGGTTATCACTTCTCGCATTGGACAGGCGACGTCAATGATCCGGAGCGGCCGACGACGTTCATCGTGATGAACAGCAACAAAACCGTCATTGCTCACTTTGTCGCCGGACCGCCGGATTCGGTGCAGTTAACCATCCGCGTTAATCCGGACGGCAGCGGTTCGACGCAGCCTGCAGCAGGGGTGTATACCTACCCCTACGGAGCGGTGGTCACCCTCAAGGCGACGCCTGCGACCGGTTACCGTTTCGTCGGATGGAGCGGCGGCGTCGATTCGCCGTTGTCTTCTACGACCAGCATTACGCTGAGAGACGACGTGACCGTCTATGCGAACTTTGAGCGAATCGGCAGCGGACAAACTGTGCTGAGCATGAACGTCAGTCCTGTGGGAGCCGGAACTACCTCTCCGCCGCCCGGCATTTCGCTGCATGCTCCCGGTGAAGTGGTCAACATTTCGGCCATTCCTTATGAAGGCTACACTTTTGCCGGTTGGCACGGCGAAGTGGAAGACAGCACGCAGCAGACGACGCAGGTCGTGGTCGATAAAAACAAGGAAGTCTATGCCAAGTTCGTGCGCGGTCAAGGCCGTAAGTTCAATCTGACCATGATCGTCTATCCGCCCAATGCCGGTCTCTGTGCGCCGCCGGAAGGCACCCATAGTTTCGACGAAAACACCTATGTCAACATTGCGGCGATTCCCAATCCCGGTTGGGTGTTCAAGAACTGGACGGGCGATGTGGAGACGCCTACAGCCCAATCGACGCGCATTTTGATGACCGGCAACAAGACGGTCATTGCGCAGTTCGAGCGGGTGGCGCCGAATCAGGTCACCTTGACGATGATCGTCAATCCTCCCGAAGGCGGCACGACCCAGCCTGCCGCCGGAAGTTATGCCTATGATCTCGGCCAGGTGGTTACATTGACCGCCACGCCGCGCAGCGGCTATCGGTTTGTCGGTTGGAGCGGCGACGTCGCAGATCCCACCAGTCCCACGACGACCATCACCATGACGGCCAATAAAACGGTCATCGCCAATTTCCAAGCCTCAAGGTTCACCATTACCATGCGCGTGAATCCGCCGAACAGCGGCACAACGACACCGGCTGTCGGCGACACGACGGTGGAAGCGGGCGCTACGGTCACCTTTACGGCCACACCGGCTTCCGGCTATCGATTCGCTTATTGGAGCGGCGACCTCAGCGGCTCCGAATCGCCGACGACTATGCGGGTGGATAAGAATCTGCAGATCGTCGCCAACTTTATCCCGTTGGAAGAGACTGTCTCGACGCCGAGAATCTTTGCTCCGACCAGCGCATTCCGCAGGCAGCGGGTCGACTTTTTCGTCCGCAATGCGGCGAGCAGTTTGGGGCATGATCTGGAATATCAATTCGAATGGGGCGACGGCACCACGTCGCCGTGGGTTGATTTGAGCGCGCAGCGTTCCGAAAAGATCACCACTTATACCTCTCCCGTCGGCGGAAGCGGCCTGCCGAGCTCGGGTCCGCTGGTCAATTATGCGACGGGCGAGGCGCTGTCGGTAAGGCTCAGCATAAGCGGCGGCATCTATGCCGGGCGGCAGGAAGCGTGGGCTGGAGAAGAACCGGCCGAAAACACGGATGCCGGCGAGGTGTTCGGCAATATTTTGAACTGCCGAGGCGCTATCTCGTACATCGACACACCCAACGATGAGCTCGTTCTGGAATTCAGCAACCTCAATCCGCTGCGCAGCTATCTTGTGGTTTTCTATTCAAACCGCAATGAATTCGGTTGGTTGCGCGGCTCGATCGTTACGCTGAACGGCGCGGAATCGTTCGTCAACCTCAGCTCCGCAGGAAAAGACGACATGGGCAACCCGTTGTTCAGCGGACCGCAATCGCCCAATACCCGCCTGCCGGCCGACAATACGGCTACTGGTTACGTAGCCAAGTTCGGAAACATCGTTCCAGGCAGCGACGGCAAATTCCATCTCACCGTTCGTTTCGGCGGAAAATCCGGTCAGGAATACAAAGGCAAATACGGCAGCGCCGTCATGCTTCAGGAGATCAACCCGTTGACGCAGCAGGCGACTTTTACTGCCTACAACGACTTGGCGTGGGACGGCGGTTATTATTCGCACGCTTATGCCGCGTCGGGCAGCTATCTCGTGCGCGTGCGCGCCCGCTGCAAGAGCCACACTTCGGCCGTATCGAGCTGGTCGAACGCACACAGCGTGCTCATCTCCGGTTGCGTGCTGACCACCGCTATCACAGAAGGGTCGGACGGCTCGCTGGTCCGCATGCCCGACCGCGCCGATTACGATTACGGCTCGCAAGTCGTGTTGACGGCCGCGCCTGGAAAGAATTGGGTCTTTACGCATTGGAACGACGACCGCACCGACACCTTGCCTTCCAAAGCTGTATTTGTTAACAACAGCAAGGTTTTTCGCGCCAACTATCGCCTCATTGCCGACGTACTCAAGGAAAAGAACCTTTTGCCGGAGGCTTTCTCGCTCAAGCAAAACTATCCCAATCCCTTCAACCCGGTTACCGAGATTCATTTTGATCTGCCGCGCAGCGAGCATGTAAGATTGGAAATTTTCGACCTTCGCGGCCGACAGGTCAAAGTCTTGGTGGACGAAGAGTTGCCGCCGGGCAGCCATCGCGTCATCTGGGACGCTTCGGATGCCAACGGTCTAAAGTTGGCAAGCGGAATCTATTTCTATCGCTTGAAAGCGGGAACCTTTGTTGATACCAAGCGATTGGTTTTGCTAAAGTGA